A window of the Phaseolus vulgaris cultivar G19833 chromosome 5, P. vulgaris v2.0, whole genome shotgun sequence genome harbors these coding sequences:
- the LOC137835989 gene encoding gibberellin 3-beta-dioxygenase 1-like has protein sequence MPSLSEVYRAHPVHVQHKHPDLNSLQELPESYTWTQMEDQANNHPSNCGLNEGVPVIDLNDPNAPKLIGHACISWGVYQVVNHGIPFTLLDEIQCLGETLFSLPSHHKHRAARSPDGVDGYGLARISSFFPKLMWSEGFTIVGSPLERFRQLWPQDYNKYCDTVMQYDETMKKLAEKLMWLMLESLGITKEDLKWAGAKGQFKNTCAALQLNSYPTCPDPDRAMGLAAHTDSTLLTILYQNNISGLQVHRKGTGWVTVPPVPGGLVINVGDLLHILSNGLYPSVLHRVLVNRVQQRLSVAYLCGPPPNVSICPHEKLVGPNQPRLYKSVTWNEYLGTKAKHFNKALSTVLVSSAISEFLEAKETQ, from the exons ATGCCTTCACTCTCAGAAGTCTACAGAGCCCACCCCGTTCACGTTCAACACAAGCACCCTGATTTGAACTCTCTGCAAGAACTCCCTGAATCTTACACTTGGACTCAAATGGAAGACCAAGCTAATAATCACCCTTCTAATTGTGGCCTCAACGAGGGTGTTCCCGTCATTGATCTCAATGACCCAAATGCTCCAAAGCTAATAGGTCATGCATGCATAAGTTGGGGAGTGTACCAAGTGGTCAACCATGGCATACCCTTCACTCTTCTCGATGAGATTCAGTGTCTTGGAGAGACCCTCTTCTCTCTTCCCTCTCACCACAAGCACAGAGCTGCTCGTTCCCCTGATGGTGTTGATGGCTATGGCCTCGCTCGCATCTCTTCCTTCTTCCCCAAACTCATGTGGTCCGAAGGCTTCACCATTGTTGGATCTCCTCTCGAGCGTTTTCGCCAACTGTGGCCCCAAGATTATAACAAATACTG tGACACTGTCATGCAATACGATGAAACGATGAAAAAGCTTGCGGAAAAGCTGATGTGGCTGATGTTGGAATCTCTGGGCATTACAAAGGAAGACCTAAAATGGGCTGGTGCAAAAGGTcaattcaagaacacatgcGCTGCATTGCAGTTGAATTCGTACCCGACTTGTCCGGATCCGGATCGGGCCATGGGTCTCGCCGCCCACACCGACTCCACCCTTCTCACAATTCTCTACCAAAACAACATAAGCGGGTTGCAGGTTCACCGGAAAGGCACCGGGTGGGTGACGGTGCCACCGGTCCCCGGCGGGCTTGTGATAAACGTGGGCGACCTCCTCCACATTTTGTCAAACGGGTTGTACCCGAGTGTGCTCCACCGGGTCCTGGTGAACCGGGTCCAGCAAAGGCTTTCGGTTGCTTATTTATGTGGGCCCCCACCCAATGTATCGATTTGTCCACATGAGAAGTTAGTGGGCCCAAATCAGCCTCGTCTTTATAAGTCAGTGACGTGGAATGAGTACCTCGGAACCAAAGCAAAGCATTTCAACAAGGCACTCTCCACTGTTCTTGTTTCTTCAGCCATTAGTGAGTTCTTAGAAGCAAAAGAAACTCAGTGA
- the LOC137835990 gene encoding pleiotropic drug resistance protein 1-like has translation MDGDIYRASNSMRARSSTVWRNSGVEAFSRSSREEDDEEALKWAALEKLPTYNRLRKGLLTASHGVANEIDVSDLGFQQKQKLLERLVKVAEEDNERFLLKLRERIDRVGLDIPTIEVRYEHLNIDAEAFEGSRALPSFINSVTNVIEGLFNILHIIPSKKKHVTILKDVSGIIKPRRMTLLLGPPSSGKTTLLLALSGKLDKSLQVSGKVTYNGHELNEFVPQRTAAYISQHDVHIGEMTVRETLAFSARCQGVGSRYDMLSELSRREKAANIKPDPDLDVYMKATATAGQESSIVTDYTMKILGLDICADTMVGDEMLRGISGGQRKRVTTGEMLVGPANALFMDEISTGLDSSTTFQIVTCLRQYVHILDGTAVISLLQPAPETYDLFDDIILISDGQVVYHGPREYVLDFFESMGFKCPERKGTADFLQEVTSKKDQAQYWVRRDQPYRFVTVTQFAEAFQSFHIGRKIVEDIAVPFDRSKNHPAALTTKQYGINKKELLKANFSREYLLMKRNSFVYIFKLCQLSVMALIALTLFFRTEMPRDNMDDAGVYGGAIFFTIIMIMFNGMAEISMTIAKLPVFYKQRDLLFFPSWAYAIPSWILKIPITIVEVALWVFLTYYVIGFDPNVGRFFKQYLILFFVSQMASGLFRAIAALGRNMIVANTFGSFAVLTLLSLGGFLLSKRDIKSWWIWGFWISPLMYGQNALMINEFLGNNWHNATYNLGLDYLDSRAFFKDSYWYWIGLGGLIGFVFVLNGMFSFALEFLDPFDKPQASIAEETPEANTPNEGTVAEVELPRRESSGRGGSVVESGHGKKKGMVLPFEPHSITFDEVVYSVDMPQEMKEQGLQEDRLVLLKGVSGAFRPGVLTALMGVSGAGKTTLMDVLAGRKTGGYIDGNIKISGYPKKQETFARISGYCEQNDIHSPHVTVYESLVYSAWLRLPSSVDSKARKMFIEEVMELVELNPLRNSLVGLPGVSGLSTEQRKRLTIAVELVANPSIIFMDEPTSGLDARAAAIVMRTVRNTVDTGRTVVCTIHQPSIDIFEAFDELFLMKRGGQEIYVGPLGRHSSHLIKYFESIDGVSKIKDGYNPATWMLEVTTTAQELSLGVDFTDLYRNSDLYRRNKQLIQELSQPAPGSKDLYFPTQYSQNILVQCQACLWKQRLSYWRNPPYTSVRFFFTTFIALMFGTMFWDLGTKRSTRGDLMNAIGSMYSAVLFLGVQNSSSVQPVVAVERTVFYREKAARMYSALPYAFSQILVEIPYIFTQAVTYGVIVYAMIGFEWTAEKFFWYLFFMYFTLLYFTFYGMMAVGVTPNHHVASIVAAAFYAVWNLFSGFVVARPNIPIWWRWYYWACPVAWTLYGLIGSQFGDVMERMTSESNKTVKAYIEDSYGIEHDFIGVAAIVVPCIAVLFAFIFAVAIKTFNFQKR, from the exons ATGGACGGAGATATTTACAGAGCGAGTAACAGTATGCGAGCGAGAAGTTCAACAGTTTGGAGGAACAGTGGTGTGGAGGCATTTTCAAGGTCTTCTCGTGAAGAGGACGACGAAGAAGCTCTCAAATGGGCTGCTCTTGAGAAGCTCCCCACCTACAACCGTCTCAGGAAAGGCTTGCTCACAGCATCCCATGGAGTTGCCAACGAAATCGATGTTTCTGATCTCGGCTTCCAGCAGAAACAAAAGCTTCTTGAGAGGCTAGTTAAAGTGGCCGAAGAGGACAACGAGAGGTTCTTGTTGAAGCTCAGGGAGCGTATTGACAG AGTTGGGCTTGATATTCCAACCATCGAAGTTCGATATGAGCACTTGAATATTGACGCAGAGGCCTTTGAGGGAAGTAGAGCTTTGCCTTCCTTCATCAACTCTGTTACTAATGTCATAGAG GGACTTTTTAACATACTCCATATCATCCCAAGCAAAAAGAAACATGTTACCATTCTTAAAGATGTGAGCGGGATTATTAAACCTCGCAGGATGACACTGCTTTTGGGTCCTCCAAGTTCAGGAAAGACCACACTCCTCTTGGCCTTGTCAGGAAAACTTGATAAAAGTCTTCAG GTATCTGGAAAAGTGACTTACAATGGGCATGAACTGAACGAGTTTGTACCCCAGAGAACCGCTGCTTACATCAGCCAGCATGATGTTCATATTGGAGAAATGACTGTGAGGGAAACCTTGGCTTTCTCAGCAAGGTGCCAAGGGGTTGGATCACGTTATG ACATGCTATCTGAGTTGTCTAGAAGAGAGAAAGCAGCAAATATCAAGCCTGACCCAGATCTTGATGTCTACATGAAG GCAACTGCAACTGCAGGCCAGGAGTCAAGCATAGTGACAGATTATACAATGAAG ATTCTGGGGTTGGATATATGTGCTGATACTATGGTGGGCGATGAAATGTTGCGTGGGATCTCTGGAGGACAGAGGAAGCGTGTCACTACAGGAGAGATGTTGGTTGGACCAGCAAATGCTTTATTCATGGATGAAATCTCCACTGGGTTGGACAGTTCCACCACATTTCAGATTGTGACCTGTCTCAGGCAATATGTCCACATTCTAGATGGAACTGCTGTTATATCTTTGCTCCAGCCAGCACCTGAGACTTATGATCTTTTCGACGACATTATCTTAATCTCAGACGGCCAAGTGGTTTACCATGGCCCTCGTGAATATGTTCTGGACTTCTTTGAATCCATGGGTTTCAAATGCCCCGAGAGGAAAGGTACTGCTGACTTCCTTCAAGAAGTGACTTCCAAAAAAGATCAAGCACAGTACTGGGTTCGCAGAGATCAACCATACAGATTTGTGACAGTTACTCAATTTGCTGAGGCATTTCAATCATTCCATATTGGTAGGAAAATTGTGGAGGACATTGCTGTTCCATTTGACAGGAGTAAGAATCACCCTGCTGCATTGACCACTAAGCAGTATGGCATCAACAAGAAGGAGCTGTTAAAGGCTAACTTCTCAAGGGAGTATTTGCTTATGAAAAGGAATTCATTTGTTTATATCTTCAAACTTTGTCAG CTTAGCGTCATGGCGTTAATTGCATTGACACTGTTTTTCCGAACGGAAATGCCTCGTGATAATATGGATGATGCGGGTGTTTATGGTGGCGCTATATTTTTCACAATAATAATGATTATGTTTAATGGAATGGCTGAGATTTCCATGACCATTGCTAAGCTTCCTGTTTTCTACAAGCAACGAGATCTTCTATTTTTCCCCTCTTGGGCATATGCTATTCCTTCGTGGATTCTCAAGATTCCTATTACAATAGTGGAGGTTGCTCTTTGGGTGTTCCTGACCTACTACGTTATTGGATTTGATCCAAATGTTGGGAG GTTCTTCAAGCAGTACCTCATTCTATTTTTTGTTAGTCAGATGGCTTCTGGATTATTCCGAGCTATTGCAGCACTTGGTAGAAACATGATTGTCGCCAACACATTTGGATCCTTTGCAGTTCTCACGCTTCTTTCATTGGGTGGTTTCCTTCTGTCAAAAA GGGATATCAAAAGCTGGTGGATTTGGGGTTTCTGGATTTCACCTTTGATGTATGGGCAGAATGCTTTGATGATCAATGAATTTCTCGGAAACAATTGGCACAAC GCTACCTACAATTTAGGACTTGATTATCTGGACTCTCGTGCATTCTTCAAAGATTCATATTGGTATTGGATAGGCCTTGGGGGACTGATTGGATTTGTGTTCGTTTTGAACGGGATGTTTAGTTTTGCTCTTGAATTCCTTGACC CATTTGATAAACCACAAGCATCAATAGCTGAAGAAACACCAGAAGCAAATACACCAAATGAAGGAACCGTTGCAGAAGTTGAATTACCACGCAgag AAAGTTCAGGAAGAGGTGGTTCTGTTGTGGAGTCCGGTCATGGAAAGAAAAAAGGAATGGTTCTTCCTTTTGAACCACATTCCATCACCTTTGATGAAGTAGTATACTCTGTTGACATGCCACAG GAAATGAAGGAACAAGGTTTACAAGAGGACAGACTGGTTCTTTTGAAGGGTGTTAGTGGTGCATTCAGGCCTGGTGTTCTCACAGCTTTGATGGGTGTAAGTGGTGCTGGTAAGACTACGTTGATGGATGTTCTGGCTGGTAGGAAAACCGGTGGATATATTGATGGAAACATCAAAATTTCTGGGTACCCTAAGAAGCAAGAAACATTTGCTCGTATCTCTGGATACTGTGAGCAAAATGATATCCATTCACCTCATGTTACAGTTTACGAATCCTTGGTCTACTCAGCATGGCTACGTTTACCTTCAAGTgttgattccaaagccagaaaG ATGTTCATTGAGGAAGTCATGGAATTGGTGGAGCTTAACCCATTAAGGAACTCGCTGGTTGGATTGCCCGGTGTGAGTGGACTCTCTACTGAACAGAGGAAGAGGCTTACTATTGCGGTTGAATTGGTGGCTAATCCTTCCATAATCTTCATGGATGAGCCTACTTCTGGGCTAGATGCAAGAGCTGCTGCTATTGTTATGAGAACAGTCAGAAACACTGTGGACACTGGAAGAACTGTGGTGTGCACCATCCATCAGCCCAGCATTGACATATTTGAGGCATTTGATGAG CTATTCCTAATGAAGCGTGGAGGACAGGAAATATATGTGGGGCCACTGGGTCGTCATTctagtcatctgatcaagtatTTTGAG AGCATTGACGGGGTGAGCAAAATCAAAGACGGATATAACCCGGCTACTTGGATGTTGGAAGTTACAACCACAGCTCAAGAGCTTAGTTTGGGCGTTGATTTCACTGACTTATACAGGAACTCTGATCTATATAG GAGAAACAAGCAGCTTATACAAGAGTTGAGTCAGCCTGCTCCAGGTTCAAAGGATCTTTATTTCCCTACTCAATACTCTCAGAACATCTTGGTCCAATGCCAAGCTTGCTTATGGAAACAACGTTTGTCATATTGGCGTAATCCACCATACACTTCTGTGAGGTTTTTCTTCACTACTTTCATAGCCCTGATGTTTGGAACAATGTTCTGGGACCTCGGAACAAAACG TTCGACCAGAGGAGACCTGATGAATGCTATAGGTTCAATGTACAGTGCTGTCCTCTTCCTTGGAGTACAAAACTCTTCCTCGGTACAGCCTGTGGTTGCAGTTGAAAGAACTGTCTTTTACAGAGAAAAAGCTGCCAGAATGTATTCTGCCTTACCCTATGCATTTTCACAG ATTCTGGTGGAGATACCCTATATCTTTACTCAAGCGGTGACATACGGTGTAATAGTTTATGCCATGATCGGATTTGAGTGGACTGCagaaaaattcttttggtatcTATTTTTCATGTACTTCACACTGTTGTACTTCACCTTCTATGGCATGATGGCTGTGGGAGTGACACCAAACCACCATGTTGCTTCCATCGTGGCTGCTGCATTTTATGCAGTTTGGAATCTCTTCTCAGGATTTGTTGTTGCAAGACCT AACATCCCAATATGGTGGAGATGGTACTATTGGGCATGCCCAGTGGCTTGGACCTTATATGGATTGATTGGATCTCAGTTTGGAGATGTAATGGAACGAATGACGTCTGAAAGTAACAAGACTGTGAAAGCTTACATAGAAGACAGTTATGGTATCGAACATGACTTCATTGGAGTTGCTGCTATTGTGGTACCTTGCATCGCGGTTCTCTTTGCTTTCATTTTTGCTGTTGCAATCAAGACCTTTAACTTCCAAAAGAGATAG
- the LOC137835988 gene encoding LOW QUALITY PROTEIN: katanin p60 ATPase-containing subunit A1 (The sequence of the model RefSeq protein was modified relative to this genomic sequence to represent the inferred CDS: inserted 1 base in 1 codon), translating to MSGKSWLSGMQDHLKLAREYAAEGVYYTSVIFFDGAVAQISNHLNSVDDPLVRAKWMNVKKAVCDETQVVKQLDAERRAFKETRSRSPSEEYPIPSTSPCDPDVWSPPSGEPRPTARKDGAWCRGSTRPATRAVKPSRVSSGPRPPTNGKNGGGGASGKGTRTGGCSRSVNGDGKKSKKYEYEGPDPEMAEMLERDVLERCPGVRWDDVAGLTQAKSLLEEALLLPLWMPQYFQGIRRPWKGVLMFGPPGTGKTLLAKAVATECGTTFFNVSSATLASKWRGESERMVRCLFDLARAHAPSAIFIDEIDSLCNARGASGEHESSRRVKSELLVQVDGVNNSSTNEDGXRKIVMVLAATNFPWDIDEALRRRLEKRIYIPLPNLETRKELIRINLRTVEVSPDVNIDEVAKGTEGYSGDDLTNVCRDASLNGMRRKIAGKTRDEIKKMSKDEISKDPVAMCDFKEALKKVQPSVSQADIERHQKWFAEFGSA from the exons atgagTGGGAAGAGTTGGTTGAGTGGCATGCAAGACCACCTTAAATTGGCTAGAGAATACGCGGCGGAAGGAGTCTACTACACCTCCGTCATCTTCTTCGACGGCGCCGTTGCCCAAATCAGTAACCACCTCAACTCCGTCGACGACCCTTTGGTGAGAGCCAAATGGATGAACGTTAAGAAAGCGGTGTGCGATGAAACCCAAGTGGTGAAACAACTAGACGCGGAGAGAAGGGCGTTTAAGGAAACTCGATCACGATCACCGTCTGAGGAGTATCCCATTCCCAGTACCTCTCCTTGCGACCCCGACGTCTGGAGCCCGCCAAGTGGAGAGCCCAGGCCCACTGCTCGAAAGGACGGGGCTTGGTGTCGAGGCTCTACCAGGCCCGCCACTCGTGCCGTAAAGCCCAGCAGGGTTAGCTCTGGGCCCCGACCACCGACGAATGGAAAAAACGGCGGTGGTGGTGCTTCTGGAAAGGGGACCAGGACAGGTGGTTGTTCACGTTCAGTT AATGGAGATGGGAAGAAGTCAAAGAAGTATGAGTATGAAGGTCCTGATCCTGAGATGGCGGAAATGTTGGAAAGGGATGTGTTAGAAAGGTGTCCTGGTGTGAGATGGGATGATGTTGCAGGGCTCACTCAAGCAAAAAGCCTTCTAGAAGAAGCCCTTCTTCTTCCCTTGTGGATGCCTCAATATTTCCAG GGAATAAGGAGACCATGGAAAGGTGTTCTCATGTTTGGGCCTCCAGGAACTGGGAAAACGCTTCTTGCTAAAGCAGTTGCTACTGAATGTGGCACCACTTTCTTCAACGTTTCTTCTGCAACTTTGGCTTCTAAATGGCGTGGAGAGAGCGAGCGCATGGTTCGATGCTTGTTTGATCTTGCAAGAGCACATGCACCCAGTGCCATTTTCATTGATGAGATTGATTCTCTATGCAATGCTAGGGG GGCTTCTGGGGAGCACGAATCATCCAGAAGGGTGAAGTCCGAACTTCTAGTTCAGGTTGATGGTGTGAACAATAGTTCCACAAATGAAGATG ACCGTAAGATAGTAATGGTTTTGGCAGCTACTAACTTTCCATGGGACATAGATGAGGCCCTGAG GAGAAGGCTGGAAAAACGTATATACATTCCTCTTCCAAATTTGGAGACTCGTAAAGAGCTGATCCGTATCAATCTGAGGACTGTAGAG GTGTCCCCTGATGTGAACATAGATGAAGTGGCCAAAGGGACAGAAGGGTACAGTGGAGATGACTTGACAAATGTGTGCCGTGATGCTTCTCTGAATGGTATGAGACGCAAAATAGCAGGAAAGACGCGTGATGAGATCAAGAAGATGTCCAAAGATGAGATTTCCAAGGACCCTGTTGCAATGTGTGATTTTAAAGAAGCTTTGAAGAAAGTCCAACCAAGTGTTTCTCAGGCTGACATTGAACGCCATCAAAAGTGGTTTGCTGAATTTGGATCAGCCTAA